In the genome of Amia ocellicauda isolate fAmiCal2 chromosome 3, fAmiCal2.hap1, whole genome shotgun sequence, one region contains:
- the nsfa gene encoding vesicle-fusing ATPase isoform X4 has protein sequence MAARTMQAARCPTDDLSLTNCAVVSEKDLQSGQHVTVKTTSTHKFVFTVKTHHSVVPGTIAFSLPQRKWAGLSIGQEVEVAAYTFDKSRQCTGTMTIEIDFLQKKNIDTSPYDSDKMAGEFIQQFNNQAFTVGQQLVFSFCDKLFGLLVKSIEGMDPSILKGEPASGKKQKIDIGLVIGNSQVIFEKAESSSLTLVGKAKTKQDRQSIINPDWNFERMGIGGLDKEFSDIFRRAFASRVFPPDIVEQMGCKHVKGILLYGPPGCGKTLMARQIGKMLNAREPKVVNGPEILNKYVGESEANIRKLFADAEEEQKRLGANSGLHIIIFDEIDAICKQRGSMAGSTGVHDTVVNQLLSKIDGVEQLNNILVIGMTNRPDLIDEALLRPGRLEVKMEIGLPDEKGRVQILHIHTAKMREFNLLAGDVDIQELAVETKNYSGAELEGLVRAAQSTAMNRHIKASNKVEVDMEKAEKLQVRRGDFMASLDNDIKPAFGTNQEDYASFIMNGIIKWGDPVTQVLDDGELLVQQTKNSDRTPLVSVLLEGPPHSGKTALAAKISEQSEFPFIKICSPEKMIGFSEIAKCQAIKKVFDDAYKSQLSCVVVDDIERLLDYVPIGPRFSNLVLQALLVLLKKAPPHGRKLLIIGTTSRKDVLQEMEMLDAFSTTINIPNISSGEHLIEALELLGNFKDKERAIIAQHVKGKRVWIGIKKLLMLIEMSLQMDPEHRVSKFLALLRNEGADRSFYE, from the exons ACTATGCAAGCAGCCCGATGCCCGACAGACGACCTGTCGCTGACTAACTGTGCCGTGGTGAGCGAGAAGGATCTGCAGTCTGGCCA ACATGTGACTGTGAAGACCACCAGCACCCACAAGTTTGTCTTCACTGTGAAGACCCACCACTCTGTTGTTCCTGGCACCATCGCTTTCAGCCTGCCCCAG AGGAAGTGGGCTGGACTCTCCATCGGTCAGGAGGTGGAAG TGGCTGCGTACACCTTCGACAAGTCCAGGCAGTGTACCGGCACCATGACGATCGAGATCGACTTCCTGCAGAAGAAGAACATCGACACCAGCCCCTACGACTCTGACAAGATGGCTGGGGAGTTCATCCAGCAGTTCAACAACCAGGCCTTCACTGTGGGGCAGCAG CTAGTGTTCAGCTTCTGTGACAAGCTGTTCGGTCTGCTTGTGAAGAGCATCGAGGGCATGGATCCCAGCATTCTCAAGGGGGAGCCAGCATCAGGCAAGAAGCAAAAG ATCGATATCGGCCTAGTCATCGGGAACAGCCAGGTGATCTTTGAGAAAGCCGAGAGCTCCTCTCTGACTCTAGTCG GCAAGGCCAAGACCAAGCAGGACCGCCAGTCCATCATCAACCCCGACTGGAACTTCGAGCGCATGGGCATCGGCGGCCTGGACAAGGAGTTCTCTGACATCTTCAGGAGAGCCTTCGCCTCCCGCGTCTTCCCCCCTGATATCGTGGAGCAGATGG gctGTAAGCACGTCAAGGGCATCCTGCTGTATGGCCCCCCTGGTTGTGGTAAGACCCTAATGGCCCGGCAGATCGGGAAGATGCTCAACGCGCGTGAGCCCAAGGTGGTGAACGGCCCCGAGATCCTCAACAAATATGTGGGCGAGTCCGAGGCCAACATCCGCAAGCTGTTCGCCGACGCTGAAGAGGAGCAGAAGAGG ctGGGGGCCAACAGTGGGCTCCACATCATCATCTTTGACGAGATCGATGCCATCTGCAAGCAGAGGGGCAGCATGGCCGGCAGCACAGGCGTCCATGACACCGTGGTCAACCAGCTACTGTCCAAGATTGACGGAGTGGAGCAGCTCAACAACATCCTGGTCATAG GAATGACCAACAGGCCCGACCTGATTGACGAGGCTCTGCTAAGACCTGGCCGTCTGGAGGTCAAGATGGAAATAG GCCTGCCGGATGAGAAGGGCCGAGTGCAGATCCTGCACATCCACACTGCCAAGATGAGGGAGTTTAACCTGCTGGCCGGGGACGTGGACATCCAAGAGCTGGCAGTGGAGACCAAGAACTACAGTGGCGCCGAGCTGGAGGGGCTGGTCCGAGCCGCCCAATCCACCGCCATGAACCGCCACATCAAG GCCAGTAACAAAGTGGAGGTAGACATGGAGAAGGCCGAGAAGCTGCAGGTGCGGCGTGGGGACTTCATGGCCTCTCTGGACAATGACATCAAACCC GCCTTTGGCACCAACCAGGAGGACTACGCTAGCTTCATCATGAATGGCATCATCAAGTGGGGCGACCCAGTGACCCAGGTCCTGGATGACGGAGAGCTGCTGGTTCAGCAGACCAAGAACAGTGACCGCACCCCCCTGGTCAGCGTGCTACTGGAGG GTCCTCCTCACAGTGGGAAGACGGCCCTGGCCGCTAAGATCTCCGAGCAGTCCGAGTTCCCCTTCATCAAGATCTGCTCCCCAGAAAAGATGATTGGCTTCTCTGAGATCGCAAAGTGCCAGGCCATCAAGAAG GTGTTCGATGATGCGTATAAATCCCAGCTGAGCTGTGTGGTGGTGGATGACATTGAGCGTCTGCTAG ACTACGTTCCTATTGGACCCCGCTTTTCCAATCTGGTCCTCCAGGCTCTGCTGGTGCTGCTGAAGAAGGCCCCCCCTCAT GGCCGCAAGCTGCTGATCATTGGGACCACAAGCCGCAAGGATGTCCTGCAGGAGATGGAGATGCTAGACGCCTTCAGTACCACTATCAACATCCCTAACATCTCCTCTGGGGAACACCTCATCGAGGCCCTGGAG CTTCTGGGCAACTTCAAGGACAAAGAGCGGGCCATCATCGCCCAGCATGTCAAGGGCAAGAGGGTATGGATCGGCATCAAGAAGCTGCTGATGCTCATTGAGATGTCTCTGCAG atgGATCCGGAGCACAGGGTCAGCAAGTTCCTGGCTCTGCTGAGGAATGAGGGCGC GGACCGCAGCTTCTACGAGTAG
- the nsfa gene encoding vesicle-fusing ATPase isoform X2, producing the protein MAARTMQAARCPTDDLSLTNCAVVSEKDLQSGQHVTVKTTSTHKFVFTVKTHHSVVPGTIAFSLPQRKWAGLSIGQEVEVAAYTFDKSRQCTGTMTIEIDFLQKKNIDTSPYDSDKMAGEFIQQFNNQAFTVGQQLVFSFCDKLFGLLVKSIEGMDPSILKGEPASGKKQKIDIGLVIGNSQVIFEKAESSSLTLVGKAKTKQDRQSIINPDWNFERMGIGGLDKEFSDIFRRAFASRVFPPDIVEQMGCKHVKGILLYGPPGCGKTLMARQIGKMLNAREPKVVNGPEILNKYVGESEANIRKLFADAEEEQKRLGANSGLHIIIFDEIDAICKQRGSMAGSTGVHDTVVNQLLSKIDGVEQLNNILVIGMTNRPDLIDEALLRPGRLEVKMEIGLPDEKGRVQILHIHTAKMREFNLLAGDVDIQELAVETKNYSGAELEGLVRAAQSTAMNRHIKASNKVEVDMEKAEKLQVRRGDFMASLDNDIKPAFGTNQEDYASFIMNGIIKWGDPVTQVLDDGELLVQQTKNSDRTPLVSVLLEGPPHSGKTALAAKISEQSEFPFIKICSPEKMIGFSEIAKCQAIKKVFDDAYKSQLSCVVVDDIERLLDYVPIGPRFSNLVLQALLVLLKKAPPHGRKLLIIGTTSRKDVLQEMEMLDAFSTTINIPNISSGEHLIEALELLGNFKDKERAIIAQHVKGKRVWIGIKKLLMLIEMSLQMDPEHRVSKFLALLRNEGAYDDSNHIRI; encoded by the exons ACTATGCAAGCAGCCCGATGCCCGACAGACGACCTGTCGCTGACTAACTGTGCCGTGGTGAGCGAGAAGGATCTGCAGTCTGGCCA ACATGTGACTGTGAAGACCACCAGCACCCACAAGTTTGTCTTCACTGTGAAGACCCACCACTCTGTTGTTCCTGGCACCATCGCTTTCAGCCTGCCCCAG AGGAAGTGGGCTGGACTCTCCATCGGTCAGGAGGTGGAAG TGGCTGCGTACACCTTCGACAAGTCCAGGCAGTGTACCGGCACCATGACGATCGAGATCGACTTCCTGCAGAAGAAGAACATCGACACCAGCCCCTACGACTCTGACAAGATGGCTGGGGAGTTCATCCAGCAGTTCAACAACCAGGCCTTCACTGTGGGGCAGCAG CTAGTGTTCAGCTTCTGTGACAAGCTGTTCGGTCTGCTTGTGAAGAGCATCGAGGGCATGGATCCCAGCATTCTCAAGGGGGAGCCAGCATCAGGCAAGAAGCAAAAG ATCGATATCGGCCTAGTCATCGGGAACAGCCAGGTGATCTTTGAGAAAGCCGAGAGCTCCTCTCTGACTCTAGTCG GCAAGGCCAAGACCAAGCAGGACCGCCAGTCCATCATCAACCCCGACTGGAACTTCGAGCGCATGGGCATCGGCGGCCTGGACAAGGAGTTCTCTGACATCTTCAGGAGAGCCTTCGCCTCCCGCGTCTTCCCCCCTGATATCGTGGAGCAGATGG gctGTAAGCACGTCAAGGGCATCCTGCTGTATGGCCCCCCTGGTTGTGGTAAGACCCTAATGGCCCGGCAGATCGGGAAGATGCTCAACGCGCGTGAGCCCAAGGTGGTGAACGGCCCCGAGATCCTCAACAAATATGTGGGCGAGTCCGAGGCCAACATCCGCAAGCTGTTCGCCGACGCTGAAGAGGAGCAGAAGAGG ctGGGGGCCAACAGTGGGCTCCACATCATCATCTTTGACGAGATCGATGCCATCTGCAAGCAGAGGGGCAGCATGGCCGGCAGCACAGGCGTCCATGACACCGTGGTCAACCAGCTACTGTCCAAGATTGACGGAGTGGAGCAGCTCAACAACATCCTGGTCATAG GAATGACCAACAGGCCCGACCTGATTGACGAGGCTCTGCTAAGACCTGGCCGTCTGGAGGTCAAGATGGAAATAG GCCTGCCGGATGAGAAGGGCCGAGTGCAGATCCTGCACATCCACACTGCCAAGATGAGGGAGTTTAACCTGCTGGCCGGGGACGTGGACATCCAAGAGCTGGCAGTGGAGACCAAGAACTACAGTGGCGCCGAGCTGGAGGGGCTGGTCCGAGCCGCCCAATCCACCGCCATGAACCGCCACATCAAG GCCAGTAACAAAGTGGAGGTAGACATGGAGAAGGCCGAGAAGCTGCAGGTGCGGCGTGGGGACTTCATGGCCTCTCTGGACAATGACATCAAACCC GCCTTTGGCACCAACCAGGAGGACTACGCTAGCTTCATCATGAATGGCATCATCAAGTGGGGCGACCCAGTGACCCAGGTCCTGGATGACGGAGAGCTGCTGGTTCAGCAGACCAAGAACAGTGACCGCACCCCCCTGGTCAGCGTGCTACTGGAGG GTCCTCCTCACAGTGGGAAGACGGCCCTGGCCGCTAAGATCTCCGAGCAGTCCGAGTTCCCCTTCATCAAGATCTGCTCCCCAGAAAAGATGATTGGCTTCTCTGAGATCGCAAAGTGCCAGGCCATCAAGAAG GTGTTCGATGATGCGTATAAATCCCAGCTGAGCTGTGTGGTGGTGGATGACATTGAGCGTCTGCTAG ACTACGTTCCTATTGGACCCCGCTTTTCCAATCTGGTCCTCCAGGCTCTGCTGGTGCTGCTGAAGAAGGCCCCCCCTCAT GGCCGCAAGCTGCTGATCATTGGGACCACAAGCCGCAAGGATGTCCTGCAGGAGATGGAGATGCTAGACGCCTTCAGTACCACTATCAACATCCCTAACATCTCCTCTGGGGAACACCTCATCGAGGCCCTGGAG CTTCTGGGCAACTTCAAGGACAAAGAGCGGGCCATCATCGCCCAGCATGTCAAGGGCAAGAGGGTATGGATCGGCATCAAGAAGCTGCTGATGCTCATTGAGATGTCTCTGCAG atgGATCCGGAGCACAGGGTCAGCAAGTTCCTGGCTCTGCTGAGGAATGAGGGCGC GTATGATGATTCCAATCACATCAGAATTTAG
- the nsfa gene encoding vesicle-fusing ATPase isoform X3, which yields MAARTMQAARCPTDDLSLTNCAVVSEKDLQSGQHVTVKTTSTHKFVFTVKTHHSVVPGTIAFSLPQRKWAGLSIGQEVEVAAYTFDKSRQCTGTMTIEIDFLQKKNIDTSPYDSDKMAGEFIQQFNNQAFTVGQQLVFSFCDKLFGLLVKSIEGMDPSILKGEPASGKKQKIDIGLVIGNSQVIFEKAESSSLTLVGKAKTKQDRQSIINPDWNFERMGIGGLDKEFSDIFRRAFASRVFPPDIVEQMGCKHVKGILLYGPPGCGKTLMARQIGKMLNAREPKVVNGPEILNKYVGESEANIRKLFADAEEEQKRLGANSGLHIIIFDEIDAICKQRGSMAGSTGVHDTVVNQLLSKIDGVEQLNNILVIGMTNRPDLIDEALLRPGRLEVKMEIGLPDEKGRVQILHIHTAKMREFNLLAGDVDIQELAVETKNYSGAELEGLVRAAQSTAMNRHIKASNKVEVDMEKAEKLQVRRGDFMASLDNDIKPAFGTNQEDYASFIMNGIIKWGDPVTQVLDDGELLVQQTKNSDRTPLVSVLLEGPPHSGKTALAAKISEQSEFPFIKICSPEKMIGFSEIAKCQAIKKVFDDAYKSQLSCVVVDDIERLLDYVPIGPRFSNLVLQALLVLLKKAPPHGRKLLIIGTTSRKDVLQEMEMLDAFSTTINIPNISSGEHLIEALELLGNFKDKERAIIAQHVKGKRVWIGIKKLLMLIEMSLQMDPEHRVSKFLALLRNEGAGGRHSWADE from the exons ACTATGCAAGCAGCCCGATGCCCGACAGACGACCTGTCGCTGACTAACTGTGCCGTGGTGAGCGAGAAGGATCTGCAGTCTGGCCA ACATGTGACTGTGAAGACCACCAGCACCCACAAGTTTGTCTTCACTGTGAAGACCCACCACTCTGTTGTTCCTGGCACCATCGCTTTCAGCCTGCCCCAG AGGAAGTGGGCTGGACTCTCCATCGGTCAGGAGGTGGAAG TGGCTGCGTACACCTTCGACAAGTCCAGGCAGTGTACCGGCACCATGACGATCGAGATCGACTTCCTGCAGAAGAAGAACATCGACACCAGCCCCTACGACTCTGACAAGATGGCTGGGGAGTTCATCCAGCAGTTCAACAACCAGGCCTTCACTGTGGGGCAGCAG CTAGTGTTCAGCTTCTGTGACAAGCTGTTCGGTCTGCTTGTGAAGAGCATCGAGGGCATGGATCCCAGCATTCTCAAGGGGGAGCCAGCATCAGGCAAGAAGCAAAAG ATCGATATCGGCCTAGTCATCGGGAACAGCCAGGTGATCTTTGAGAAAGCCGAGAGCTCCTCTCTGACTCTAGTCG GCAAGGCCAAGACCAAGCAGGACCGCCAGTCCATCATCAACCCCGACTGGAACTTCGAGCGCATGGGCATCGGCGGCCTGGACAAGGAGTTCTCTGACATCTTCAGGAGAGCCTTCGCCTCCCGCGTCTTCCCCCCTGATATCGTGGAGCAGATGG gctGTAAGCACGTCAAGGGCATCCTGCTGTATGGCCCCCCTGGTTGTGGTAAGACCCTAATGGCCCGGCAGATCGGGAAGATGCTCAACGCGCGTGAGCCCAAGGTGGTGAACGGCCCCGAGATCCTCAACAAATATGTGGGCGAGTCCGAGGCCAACATCCGCAAGCTGTTCGCCGACGCTGAAGAGGAGCAGAAGAGG ctGGGGGCCAACAGTGGGCTCCACATCATCATCTTTGACGAGATCGATGCCATCTGCAAGCAGAGGGGCAGCATGGCCGGCAGCACAGGCGTCCATGACACCGTGGTCAACCAGCTACTGTCCAAGATTGACGGAGTGGAGCAGCTCAACAACATCCTGGTCATAG GAATGACCAACAGGCCCGACCTGATTGACGAGGCTCTGCTAAGACCTGGCCGTCTGGAGGTCAAGATGGAAATAG GCCTGCCGGATGAGAAGGGCCGAGTGCAGATCCTGCACATCCACACTGCCAAGATGAGGGAGTTTAACCTGCTGGCCGGGGACGTGGACATCCAAGAGCTGGCAGTGGAGACCAAGAACTACAGTGGCGCCGAGCTGGAGGGGCTGGTCCGAGCCGCCCAATCCACCGCCATGAACCGCCACATCAAG GCCAGTAACAAAGTGGAGGTAGACATGGAGAAGGCCGAGAAGCTGCAGGTGCGGCGTGGGGACTTCATGGCCTCTCTGGACAATGACATCAAACCC GCCTTTGGCACCAACCAGGAGGACTACGCTAGCTTCATCATGAATGGCATCATCAAGTGGGGCGACCCAGTGACCCAGGTCCTGGATGACGGAGAGCTGCTGGTTCAGCAGACCAAGAACAGTGACCGCACCCCCCTGGTCAGCGTGCTACTGGAGG GTCCTCCTCACAGTGGGAAGACGGCCCTGGCCGCTAAGATCTCCGAGCAGTCCGAGTTCCCCTTCATCAAGATCTGCTCCCCAGAAAAGATGATTGGCTTCTCTGAGATCGCAAAGTGCCAGGCCATCAAGAAG GTGTTCGATGATGCGTATAAATCCCAGCTGAGCTGTGTGGTGGTGGATGACATTGAGCGTCTGCTAG ACTACGTTCCTATTGGACCCCGCTTTTCCAATCTGGTCCTCCAGGCTCTGCTGGTGCTGCTGAAGAAGGCCCCCCCTCAT GGCCGCAAGCTGCTGATCATTGGGACCACAAGCCGCAAGGATGTCCTGCAGGAGATGGAGATGCTAGACGCCTTCAGTACCACTATCAACATCCCTAACATCTCCTCTGGGGAACACCTCATCGAGGCCCTGGAG CTTCTGGGCAACTTCAAGGACAAAGAGCGGGCCATCATCGCCCAGCATGTCAAGGGCAAGAGGGTATGGATCGGCATCAAGAAGCTGCTGATGCTCATTGAGATGTCTCTGCAG atgGATCCGGAGCACAGGGTCAGCAAGTTCCTGGCTCTGCTGAGGAATGAGGGCGC TGGCGGGCGTCACAGCTGGGCTGATGAATAG
- the nsfa gene encoding vesicle-fusing ATPase isoform X1, with amino-acid sequence MAARTMQAARCPTDDLSLTNCAVVSEKDLQSGQHVTVKTTSTHKFVFTVKTHHSVVPGTIAFSLPQRKWAGLSIGQEVEVAAYTFDKSRQCTGTMTIEIDFLQKKNIDTSPYDSDKMAGEFIQQFNNQAFTVGQQLVFSFCDKLFGLLVKSIEGMDPSILKGEPASGKKQKIDIGLVIGNSQVIFEKAESSSLTLVGKAKTKQDRQSIINPDWNFERMGIGGLDKEFSDIFRRAFASRVFPPDIVEQMGCKHVKGILLYGPPGCGKTLMARQIGKMLNAREPKVVNGPEILNKYVGESEANIRKLFADAEEEQKRLGANSGLHIIIFDEIDAICKQRGSMAGSTGVHDTVVNQLLSKIDGVEQLNNILVIGMTNRPDLIDEALLRPGRLEVKMEIGLPDEKGRVQILHIHTAKMREFNLLAGDVDIQELAVETKNYSGAELEGLVRAAQSTAMNRHIKASNKVEVDMEKAEKLQVRRGDFMASLDNDIKPAFGTNQEDYASFIMNGIIKWGDPVTQVLDDGELLVQQTKNSDRTPLVSVLLEGPPHSGKTALAAKISEQSEFPFIKICSPEKMIGFSEIAKCQAIKKVFDDAYKSQLSCVVVDDIERLLDYVPIGPRFSNLVLQALLVLLKKAPPHGRKLLIIGTTSRKDVLQEMEMLDAFSTTINIPNISSGEHLIEALELLGNFKDKERAIIAQHVKGKRVWIGIKKLLMLIEMSLQMDPEHRVSKFLALLRNEGAVVWIGVQLKIGGPVFLKMFLTPVMENGLSHAFQMWVIVMLSRQTFYSFVL; translated from the exons ACTATGCAAGCAGCCCGATGCCCGACAGACGACCTGTCGCTGACTAACTGTGCCGTGGTGAGCGAGAAGGATCTGCAGTCTGGCCA ACATGTGACTGTGAAGACCACCAGCACCCACAAGTTTGTCTTCACTGTGAAGACCCACCACTCTGTTGTTCCTGGCACCATCGCTTTCAGCCTGCCCCAG AGGAAGTGGGCTGGACTCTCCATCGGTCAGGAGGTGGAAG TGGCTGCGTACACCTTCGACAAGTCCAGGCAGTGTACCGGCACCATGACGATCGAGATCGACTTCCTGCAGAAGAAGAACATCGACACCAGCCCCTACGACTCTGACAAGATGGCTGGGGAGTTCATCCAGCAGTTCAACAACCAGGCCTTCACTGTGGGGCAGCAG CTAGTGTTCAGCTTCTGTGACAAGCTGTTCGGTCTGCTTGTGAAGAGCATCGAGGGCATGGATCCCAGCATTCTCAAGGGGGAGCCAGCATCAGGCAAGAAGCAAAAG ATCGATATCGGCCTAGTCATCGGGAACAGCCAGGTGATCTTTGAGAAAGCCGAGAGCTCCTCTCTGACTCTAGTCG GCAAGGCCAAGACCAAGCAGGACCGCCAGTCCATCATCAACCCCGACTGGAACTTCGAGCGCATGGGCATCGGCGGCCTGGACAAGGAGTTCTCTGACATCTTCAGGAGAGCCTTCGCCTCCCGCGTCTTCCCCCCTGATATCGTGGAGCAGATGG gctGTAAGCACGTCAAGGGCATCCTGCTGTATGGCCCCCCTGGTTGTGGTAAGACCCTAATGGCCCGGCAGATCGGGAAGATGCTCAACGCGCGTGAGCCCAAGGTGGTGAACGGCCCCGAGATCCTCAACAAATATGTGGGCGAGTCCGAGGCCAACATCCGCAAGCTGTTCGCCGACGCTGAAGAGGAGCAGAAGAGG ctGGGGGCCAACAGTGGGCTCCACATCATCATCTTTGACGAGATCGATGCCATCTGCAAGCAGAGGGGCAGCATGGCCGGCAGCACAGGCGTCCATGACACCGTGGTCAACCAGCTACTGTCCAAGATTGACGGAGTGGAGCAGCTCAACAACATCCTGGTCATAG GAATGACCAACAGGCCCGACCTGATTGACGAGGCTCTGCTAAGACCTGGCCGTCTGGAGGTCAAGATGGAAATAG GCCTGCCGGATGAGAAGGGCCGAGTGCAGATCCTGCACATCCACACTGCCAAGATGAGGGAGTTTAACCTGCTGGCCGGGGACGTGGACATCCAAGAGCTGGCAGTGGAGACCAAGAACTACAGTGGCGCCGAGCTGGAGGGGCTGGTCCGAGCCGCCCAATCCACCGCCATGAACCGCCACATCAAG GCCAGTAACAAAGTGGAGGTAGACATGGAGAAGGCCGAGAAGCTGCAGGTGCGGCGTGGGGACTTCATGGCCTCTCTGGACAATGACATCAAACCC GCCTTTGGCACCAACCAGGAGGACTACGCTAGCTTCATCATGAATGGCATCATCAAGTGGGGCGACCCAGTGACCCAGGTCCTGGATGACGGAGAGCTGCTGGTTCAGCAGACCAAGAACAGTGACCGCACCCCCCTGGTCAGCGTGCTACTGGAGG GTCCTCCTCACAGTGGGAAGACGGCCCTGGCCGCTAAGATCTCCGAGCAGTCCGAGTTCCCCTTCATCAAGATCTGCTCCCCAGAAAAGATGATTGGCTTCTCTGAGATCGCAAAGTGCCAGGCCATCAAGAAG GTGTTCGATGATGCGTATAAATCCCAGCTGAGCTGTGTGGTGGTGGATGACATTGAGCGTCTGCTAG ACTACGTTCCTATTGGACCCCGCTTTTCCAATCTGGTCCTCCAGGCTCTGCTGGTGCTGCTGAAGAAGGCCCCCCCTCAT GGCCGCAAGCTGCTGATCATTGGGACCACAAGCCGCAAGGATGTCCTGCAGGAGATGGAGATGCTAGACGCCTTCAGTACCACTATCAACATCCCTAACATCTCCTCTGGGGAACACCTCATCGAGGCCCTGGAG CTTCTGGGCAACTTCAAGGACAAAGAGCGGGCCATCATCGCCCAGCATGTCAAGGGCAAGAGGGTATGGATCGGCATCAAGAAGCTGCTGATGCTCATTGAGATGTCTCTGCAG atgGATCCGGAGCACAGGGTCAGCAAGTTCCTGGCTCTGCTGAGGAATGAGGGCGC